One Deinococcus sp. LM3 genomic region harbors:
- a CDS encoding prephenate dehydrogenase: MTQDSSSTPPAPPALFDTAVVAGVGLIGGSVALGLRQRLLARRVIGLDASPAVLREALALGVVDEIQTAPGEWLRAADLVVLAAPMRALAPLARDLAPFLNPQALVTDVGSVKGGIAAEMERLGVRSFVAGHPMAGSERGGVTHARAALLENAVWVLTPTDHTPLTALSRARTLVESLGAAPVVMPPDAHDALVATISHLPYLTSLAMTHMVARDERLSLLAAGGFRDLTRVASGDPRMSRDMVVENKAALREALARFRGQLERLEADLDEPEELLAAALEGKRTRDSLPIVKRSLLPQRHDLVVAVPDRPNQLGAVTQTLGAHGVNIKDIEVLAIREDGGAVRLGLESPEDVQRAASILTAEGFEVRGRS; this comes from the coding sequence ATGACGCAAGATTCCTCCAGCACGCCCCCCGCGCCCCCTGCCCTGTTCGACACGGCGGTCGTGGCGGGCGTGGGCCTGATCGGGGGGAGCGTGGCGCTGGGGTTACGGCAGCGGCTGCTGGCCCGGCGCGTGATCGGCCTGGACGCCAGTCCCGCCGTGCTGCGCGAGGCGCTGGCGCTGGGCGTGGTCGACGAGATTCAGACCGCGCCGGGCGAGTGGCTGCGCGCGGCGGACCTGGTGGTGCTGGCCGCGCCGATGCGGGCGCTGGCGCCGCTGGCCCGTGACCTCGCGCCGTTCCTGAACCCGCAGGCGCTCGTGACGGACGTGGGCAGCGTGAAGGGCGGCATCGCGGCCGAGATGGAGCGGCTGGGCGTGCGGTCCTTCGTGGCGGGCCACCCGATGGCCGGCAGCGAACGGGGCGGCGTGACGCACGCCCGCGCGGCCCTGCTGGAGAACGCCGTGTGGGTCCTGACGCCCACCGATCACACGCCCCTGACGGCCCTGAGCCGCGCGCGCACCCTGGTCGAGTCGCTGGGCGCCGCGCCGGTCGTGATGCCGCCCGACGCGCACGACGCGCTGGTGGCGACCATCAGTCACCTGCCGTACCTGACGAGTCTGGCCATGACGCACATGGTCGCGCGGGACGAACGCCTGAGCCTGCTGGCCGCCGGGGGGTTCCGTGACCTGACGCGCGTGGCGAGCGGCGACCCCCGCATGAGCCGCGACATGGTCGTGGAGAACAAGGCCGCGCTGCGCGAGGCGCTGGCCCGGTTCCGGGGGCAGCTCGAGCGGCTGGAAGCGGATCTGGACGAACCGGAGGAACTGCTGGCCGCCGCGCTGGAAGGCAAACGCACCCGCGACAGCCTGCCGATCGTGAAGCGCAGCCTGCTGCCGCAGCGGCACGACCTGGTGGTGGCCGTCCCGGACCGCCCGAACCAGCTGGGGGCGGTCACGCAGACGCTCGGGGCGCACGGCGTGAACATCAAGGACATCGAGGTGCTCGCCATCCGCGAGGACGGCGGCGCGGTCCGGCTGGGCCTGGAATCCCCCGAGGACGTGCAGCGCGCCGCCAGTATCCTCACGGCCGAGGGCTTCGAGGTCCGGGGCCGTTCCTGA
- a CDS encoding TSUP family transporter: MPGPEVLLYGLPLAFLAGFIDAVAGGGGTITLPTLLFMGLSPAQAVATNKLLAIFGSGSATVQYWRSGHVERALVLRLIPLALIGSALGAFLVQFVDPDAFRTLIGVVILGVGTLVLVNKRFGLEDRYPGLTTRTLALTLPGALIVGVYDGFLGPGTGTFLMFLFALAGFNLVRASGNARTINFATNLGAFLFFLIGGQMVWWIGLSMGVANALGATLGARMAMLRGSAFVKWVYAVIVVLVAARLFLGR, translated from the coding sequence GTGCCTGGACCTGAAGTGCTGCTGTACGGCCTGCCGCTCGCCTTTCTCGCGGGGTTCATCGACGCGGTCGCGGGGGGCGGCGGCACGATCACGCTGCCCACGCTGCTGTTCATGGGACTCAGCCCGGCGCAGGCGGTCGCCACGAACAAACTGCTGGCGATCTTCGGGTCCGGCAGCGCCACCGTGCAGTACTGGCGCAGCGGGCACGTGGAGCGGGCGCTGGTGCTGCGCCTGATTCCGCTGGCCCTGATCGGCAGCGCGCTGGGGGCGTTTCTGGTGCAGTTCGTGGACCCGGACGCCTTCCGAACCCTGATCGGCGTGGTGATCCTGGGCGTGGGCACGCTGGTGCTGGTCAACAAACGCTTCGGGCTGGAGGACCGTTACCCCGGCCTGACGACTCGCACGCTGGCCCTGACTCTGCCCGGCGCCCTGATCGTCGGCGTGTACGACGGCTTCCTCGGGCCGGGCACCGGAACGTTCCTGATGTTCCTGTTCGCGCTGGCGGGCTTCAATCTGGTGCGGGCCAGCGGGAACGCCCGGACCATCAATTTCGCCACGAACCTCGGCGCGTTCCTGTTCTTCCTGATCGGCGGGCAGATGGTCTGGTGGATCGGGCTGTCCATGGGCGTCGCCAACGCGCTGGGCGCCACGCTGGGCGCGCGCATGGCGATGCTGCGCGGCAGCGCCTTCGTGAAGTGGGTGTACGCCGTGATCGTGGTGCTGGTCGCCGCGCGCCTGTTCCTGGGCCGCTGA
- the msrA gene encoding peptide-methionine (S)-S-oxide reductase MsrA, whose product MTTPSGTQQAILAGGCFWCTEAVLKDVRGVQKIESGYIGGHTPNPDYRSVCSGTTGHAEAVRVTFDPAQVDFRDLLGLFFATHDPTSLNRQGADTGTQYRSAVFPLTPEQDAQTREVIADLTAQAVFDRPIVTTIEPASTFHVAEDYHQDYYANNPRQPYCVAVIAPKVAKLRTYYADRLKS is encoded by the coding sequence ATGACGACTCCCAGTGGAACGCAGCAGGCCATTCTCGCCGGCGGGTGCTTCTGGTGCACCGAGGCGGTCCTGAAGGACGTACGCGGCGTGCAGAAGATCGAGAGCGGCTACATCGGCGGGCACACCCCCAACCCCGATTACCGCAGCGTGTGCAGCGGCACCACCGGGCACGCCGAGGCGGTCCGCGTGACCTTCGACCCGGCGCAGGTGGACTTCCGGGACCTGCTGGGCCTGTTCTTCGCCACGCACGACCCGACCAGCCTCAACCGCCAGGGGGCCGATACCGGCACGCAGTACCGCAGCGCCGTGTTCCCCCTGACGCCCGAGCAGGACGCCCAGACGCGCGAGGTGATCGCGGACCTGACCGCGCAGGCCGTGTTCGACCGGCCCATCGTGACGACCATCGAACCCGCCAGCACCTTCCACGTCGCCGAGGACTACCACCAGGACTACTACGCGAACAACCCCCGTCAGCCGTACTGCGTGGCCGTCATCGCCCCGAAGGTCGCCAAGCTCCGCACGTACTACGCCGACCGCCTGAAAAGCTGA
- a CDS encoding MOSC domain-containing protein — translation MNMSLRSVNVGQGLPVIIGARSVRSGIDKRPTLQPVGVNAGGLDGDQVLNTRHHGGPGQAAYLYTTDDYDWWAAQGVAVRDGLFGENLTLGGAGSSADWRVGDRLTTDGGVTLEITAPRIPCATLAAHLGDPAFARRFGAAARPGLYARVLTPGTVQAGDPVTAMRAAPDAPTIRDLFELDLRGTLRGRPVTPDDLRDLLEHPLAERSRADLLKRLAKLEAQGEEGSRK, via the coding sequence ATGAACATGAGTCTCAGGAGCGTGAACGTCGGGCAGGGCCTGCCGGTCATCATCGGGGCGCGCTCTGTGCGCAGCGGCATCGACAAACGACCCACCCTCCAACCGGTCGGCGTGAACGCAGGCGGCCTGGACGGGGATCAGGTGCTGAACACCCGGCACCACGGCGGGCCGGGGCAGGCCGCGTACCTGTACACCACCGACGATTACGACTGGTGGGCGGCGCAGGGAGTGGCCGTGCGTGACGGCCTGTTCGGCGAGAACCTCACCCTGGGCGGGGCGGGCAGCAGCGCGGACTGGCGGGTCGGGGACCGCCTGACCACCGACGGCGGCGTGACGCTGGAAATCACCGCGCCGCGCATTCCCTGCGCCACGCTGGCCGCGCACCTGGGTGACCCGGCCTTCGCCCGGCGCTTCGGGGCGGCCGCCCGGCCCGGCCTGTACGCCCGCGTCCTGACGCCCGGCACCGTGCAGGCCGGCGACCCCGTGACCGCCATGCGCGCCGCGCCGGACGCACCCACCATCCGCGACCTGTTCGAACTGGACCTGCGCGGCACGCTGCGGGGCCGCCCGGTCACGCCGGACGACCTGCGCGACCTGCTGGAGCACCCGCTGGCCGAACGCAGCCGCGCGGACCTGCTGAAACGACTGGCGAAACTGGAGGCGCAGGGGGAAGAAGGCAGCCGGAAGTAG
- a CDS encoding RNHCP domain-containing protein has protein sequence MSGRRFTVVGTNNAFTCGFCGAQVQPLRNGSVRNHCPECLHSRHVDILPGDRACTCQGDMEPVAVEQSGKKGWIITHRCQKCGFEGRNRAATDDPDQPDSWDALIAVSTRRRD, from the coding sequence GTGAGCGGGCGCCGGTTCACGGTCGTCGGGACGAACAACGCCTTCACCTGCGGCTTCTGTGGCGCGCAGGTGCAACCGCTGCGCAACGGCAGCGTCCGGAACCACTGTCCCGAATGCCTGCACAGCCGGCACGTGGACATCCTGCCCGGCGACCGCGCCTGCACCTGCCAGGGGGACATGGAACCCGTCGCCGTCGAGCAGAGCGGCAAGAAGGGCTGGATCATCACGCACCGCTGCCAGAAGTGCGGCTTCGAGGGTCGCAACCGCGCCGCCACCGACGACCCCGATCAGCCGGACAGCTGGGACGCCCTGATCGCCGTCAGCACCCGCCGACGCGACTGA
- a CDS encoding response regulator yields MHTVHTPAIATPVPIEILLIEDSEPDIVLTREAFADAGVLNNLHVARDGVEGLEMLRATGRLPRPDVILLDINMPRMNGLEFLQEIKRDPELMTIPVIMLTTSQAEEDILRSYQAFAASYVVKPVEFGRFYEAIQALGRYMLTIVRAPQPPN; encoded by the coding sequence ATGCACACAGTCCACACCCCAGCCATCGCCACGCCCGTCCCCATCGAGATCCTGCTGATCGAGGACAGCGAACCCGACATCGTCCTGACCCGCGAGGCCTTCGCGGACGCCGGCGTGCTGAACAACCTGCACGTGGCGCGGGACGGCGTGGAAGGCCTGGAAATGCTGCGGGCCACCGGCCGCCTACCCCGCCCGGACGTGATCCTGCTCGACATCAACATGCCCCGCATGAACGGCCTGGAATTCCTTCAGGAGATCAAACGCGACCCGGAACTCATGACCATTCCCGTGATCATGCTGACCACCAGCCAGGCCGAGGAGGACATCCTGCGTTCGTACCAGGCGTTCGCGGCCAGTTACGTGGTGAAACCCGTCGAGTTCGGCCGGTTCTACGAGGCCATCCAGGCGCTCGGACGCTACATGCTGACCATCGTGCGCGCCCCCCAGCCCCCGAACTGA
- a CDS encoding DinB family protein: MTEPHPTLLQLSLLGGASFREVTRLLGGLTWAEASAAHPALPRTLAEVIWHLSVTQRASLNIASGRADGWPDDLNVWPPAPLTEPEFTAAHADLLAGLPEAQALARDPSSRARDVLTDLAVHSAYHWGQVALLRRLNGTLPPAAGTGA; encoded by the coding sequence ATGACTGAACCGCACCCGACACTCCTGCAACTCTCCCTGCTGGGCGGCGCGTCGTTCCGCGAGGTCACGCGGTTGCTCGGCGGCCTGACCTGGGCCGAGGCCAGCGCCGCGCACCCCGCCCTGCCCCGCACCCTGGCCGAGGTGATCTGGCACCTGAGCGTCACGCAGCGCGCCAGCCTGAACATCGCCTCGGGCCGCGCGGACGGCTGGCCCGACGACCTGAACGTCTGGCCCCCGGCGCCACTGACCGAACCCGAATTCACGGCGGCGCACGCCGACCTGCTGGCCGGACTGCCCGAGGCGCAGGCCCTGGCCCGCGACCCCAGCAGCCGCGCCCGCGACGTACTGACCGATCTGGCCGTCCACAGCGCGTACCACTGGGGACAGGTGGCCCTGCTGCGCCGCCTGAACGGCACGCTGCCCCCGGCCGCCGGGACGGGCGCGTGA
- the yjjX gene encoding inosine/xanthosine triphosphatase: MSVFVGSVFVGSLNPGKVQPVQEVFTALAADLGLPSPLSVQGVNVPSGVPDQPLGVEETALGATNRAAAALAQPGALWGVGLEGGVRLDEGGRGWLFGVVAVAHASGVNAGRTAELPVPPAILPGVLAGRELGTLMDELLGTRDLKRGVGTVGALTGGLVTRPDVWRQALALTLAPFLHPQLYPVSDLSPRG, from the coding sequence GTGAGCGTGTTCGTGGGCTCCGTGTTCGTGGGCTCGCTGAACCCCGGCAAGGTCCAGCCGGTGCAGGAGGTCTTCACGGCGCTGGCGGCCGACCTGGGCCTGCCCTCACCGCTGTCCGTGCAGGGCGTGAACGTGCCCAGCGGCGTGCCGGACCAGCCGCTCGGGGTGGAGGAGACCGCGCTGGGCGCGACCAACCGCGCCGCCGCTGCCCTGGCGCAGCCCGGCGCGCTGTGGGGCGTGGGTCTGGAGGGCGGCGTGCGCCTGGACGAAGGGGGGAGAGGCTGGCTGTTCGGTGTGGTGGCTGTGGCGCACGCGTCGGGCGTGAACGCGGGCCGCACGGCGGAACTGCCGGTCCCGCCCGCCATCCTGCCCGGCGTGCTGGCGGGCCGGGAACTCGGGACGCTGATGGACGAACTGCTGGGCACGCGGGACCTCAAGCGCGGCGTGGGCACGGTCGGTGCGCTGACAGGCGGCCTCGTGACCCGCCCGGACGTATGGCGGCAGGCGCTGGCGCTCACGCTGGCCCCGTTCCTGCACCCGCAGCTGTACCCGGTATCCGACCTGTCCCCGCGCGGGTAA
- a CDS encoding MBL fold metallo-hydrolase yields the protein MSWNHSRQIGQAQVHSLTDGQFRLDGGAMFGSVPRVLWERAAPADDLNRIRLRINPLLIQLGGENILIETGFWDQGGEKFEGMYALDRDETVFRGLDRLGLSPEDIHLVINTHLHFDHAGRNVTLLGDPTFSNARYVVQKQELHDARHTHERSRASYIPAYIDPILDAGLFDVVDGEHELRPGLSVLPLPGHNLGQQGVVLRSEGQTLVYVADLIPTLAHAPTPYIMGYDLYPVTTLETRKAHLGAWFEQQATICTPHDPDEPFARLHENPKGGFTLQADS from the coding sequence ATGTCCTGGAATCACTCCCGCCAGATCGGCCAAGCGCAGGTCCATTCCCTCACCGACGGGCAGTTCCGCCTGGACGGCGGCGCCATGTTCGGCAGCGTCCCCAGGGTGCTGTGGGAACGCGCCGCGCCCGCCGACGACCTCAACCGCATCCGCCTGCGCATCAACCCCCTGCTGATCCAGCTGGGCGGCGAGAACATCCTGATCGAGACCGGCTTCTGGGATCAGGGCGGCGAGAAATTCGAGGGCATGTACGCCCTCGACCGCGACGAGACCGTCTTCCGGGGCCTGGACCGCCTGGGCCTGAGCCCGGAAGACATCCACCTCGTCATCAACACGCACCTGCACTTCGACCATGCCGGGCGCAACGTCACCCTGCTGGGCGACCCGACCTTCTCGAACGCCCGCTACGTGGTGCAGAAACAGGAACTCCACGACGCCCGGCACACCCACGAACGCAGCCGCGCCAGCTACATTCCCGCCTACATAGACCCCATCCTCGACGCCGGACTGTTCGACGTCGTGGACGGCGAGCACGAACTGCGCCCCGGCCTGAGCGTGCTGCCGCTGCCCGGCCACAACCTCGGGCAGCAGGGTGTGGTGCTGCGCAGCGAGGGCCAGACGCTGGTGTACGTCGCGGACCTGATTCCCACCCTGGCGCACGCGCCCACGCCGTACATCATGGGCTACGACCTGTACCCGGTCACCACCCTGGAGACCCGCAAGGCCCACCTGGGCGCGTGGTTCGAGCAGCAGGCGACCATCTGCACTCCCCACGACCCCGACGAGCCCTTCGCCCGCCTGCACGAGAACCCCAAGGGGGGCTTCACCCTGCAAGCGGATAGCTGA
- the argC gene encoding N-acetyl-gamma-glutamyl-phosphate reductase, which yields MSMHDQKTVAIVGGSGYAGGEFLRLALNHPHLNVTQVTSERNAGTMVSMVHPNLRGRTNLKFRRAAELDEADIIVLALPHGHAAHRIAEFEARGKIIVDLSADFRLKDPEVYRATYGEDHPTPDKLGEWVYGNPELHREDLRGATRIACAGCFATSVILALYPLLKLGVLLPKDIIATGLVGSSAAGASASDSSHHPERAGSLRVYKPVGHRHTAEAQQELPGHFPLHLTAISTPRVRGILTTAQAWIPDGYSDRDVWSAYREVYAQEPFIRIVKVAKGIHRYPDPMLLDGTNYCDIGFEMDMDTGRVVLMSAIDNLVKGTAGHAIQSLNIALDWPETTGLEFAGLHPA from the coding sequence ATGAGCATGCACGATCAGAAAACGGTCGCCATTGTCGGCGGCAGCGGCTACGCCGGAGGCGAATTCCTGCGCCTCGCCCTGAACCACCCCCACCTGAACGTCACGCAGGTCACCAGCGAACGCAACGCCGGCACCATGGTCAGCATGGTCCACCCCAACCTGCGCGGCCGCACCAACCTCAAGTTCCGCCGGGCCGCCGAACTGGACGAGGCCGACATCATCGTGCTGGCGCTCCCCCACGGGCACGCCGCCCACCGCATCGCGGAATTCGAGGCCAGGGGCAAGATCATCGTGGACCTCTCGGCCGACTTCCGCCTGAAAGACCCCGAGGTGTACCGCGCCACGTACGGCGAGGACCACCCCACCCCCGACAAACTGGGCGAGTGGGTGTACGGCAACCCGGAACTGCACCGTGAGGACCTGCGCGGCGCGACCCGCATCGCCTGCGCCGGGTGCTTCGCCACCAGCGTCATCCTGGCCCTGTACCCCCTGCTGAAACTGGGCGTGCTGCTGCCCAAGGACATCATCGCCACCGGACTGGTCGGCAGCAGCGCCGCCGGAGCCAGCGCCAGTGACAGCAGCCACCACCCGGAACGCGCCGGGAGCCTGCGCGTGTACAAACCCGTCGGGCACCGCCACACCGCCGAGGCGCAGCAGGAGTTGCCGGGGCACTTCCCGCTGCACCTGACCGCCATCAGCACCCCCCGCGTGCGCGGCATCCTGACGACCGCGCAGGCCTGGATTCCCGACGGCTACAGCGACCGCGACGTCTGGAGCGCCTACCGCGAGGTGTACGCCCAGGAGCCCTTCATCCGCATCGTGAAGGTCGCCAAGGGCATCCACCGCTACCCGGACCCCATGCTGCTCGACGGCACCAACTACTGCGACATCGGCTTCGAGATGGACATGGACACCGGCCGCGTGGTCCTGATGAGTGCCATCGACAACCTAGTGAAAGGCACCGCCGGGCACGCCATCCAGAGCCTGAACATCGCCCTGGACTGGCCCGAGACGACCGGACTGGAATTCGCAGGACTGCACCCGGCGTAA
- the secD gene encoding protein translocase subunit SecD, whose protein sequence is MTYGNNRNKDGRRPPPRRAAPTASKPNPWTGLLLLLTLLASLAYIWRPWEHRDNLWTLWDDKFQFMTLGLDLKGGLRIELAPESGTATRDELDRVKTVIENRVNALGVAEPTVTVAGGKRVVVEIPGATPAVQNRAREIIGQTARLEFRIVQQNAQPDPALAQSNPRSGGYTLDQLGPVEATGEVISDAQSATDPQSGRWVVTFQNTDKGAATFGEFTGRNVNRLMAVVLDDQIQSVANIQQRLFRDVQITGNFDAEEASQLALVLKSGALPIKIKTEAEKAIGPTLGADAIRSGAIAALVGIALVFVMLFAYYGFWFGLVGALGLLFSSIVILGMLAGFGATLTLPGIAGLVLTIGAAVDGNVISFERIKEELDKGKGIKNSIRAGYDHSTAAILDVNAAHLLSALALYNYSTGPVKGFAVTLMVGVVAATFSNLVFAKWFIEWLAQRRPNMNARLWIKNTRIDFIRPAKIITTLSVLLALVGVGILASKGMNYGVDFTSGTTVAIKTAADTTTEQVRSAATGAGVEKINGQSTVVQRDVTPGLDGATYTIKVPELTTPEVQKLSAAITALPGGEVQSTETVGPAVGQELTQKTIYAVLLGMGLILVYVGFRFDFIMGLGSILAVIHDVAIVMGLYALLGLEFSIASVAALLTLIGYSLNDSIIVSDRIRENIKEMRGRPYREIVNMSINQTLSRTIMTSVSTMLPLLSLLIFGGPVLRDFSLVLLVGILVGTYSSIYIVAPLVVYYEERTRRRRDAAQAAKA, encoded by the coding sequence GTGACCTACGGCAATAATCGCAACAAAGACGGGCGGCGTCCGCCGCCGCGCCGCGCCGCGCCCACGGCGTCGAAACCCAACCCCTGGACCGGGCTGCTGCTGCTGCTGACGCTGCTGGCGTCCCTGGCGTACATCTGGCGTCCCTGGGAGCACCGTGACAACCTGTGGACCCTCTGGGACGACAAGTTCCAGTTCATGACGCTGGGTCTTGACCTCAAGGGCGGCCTGCGGATCGAGCTGGCGCCCGAGTCCGGCACGGCCACCCGTGACGAACTGGACCGCGTGAAGACCGTCATCGAGAACCGCGTGAACGCGCTGGGTGTGGCCGAGCCGACCGTGACGGTCGCCGGTGGCAAGCGCGTGGTCGTGGAGATTCCGGGCGCGACGCCCGCCGTGCAGAACCGCGCGCGTGAGATCATCGGGCAGACGGCCCGCCTGGAGTTCCGGATCGTGCAGCAGAACGCGCAGCCGGACCCGGCGCTGGCGCAGAGCAACCCGCGCAGCGGCGGGTACACGCTGGATCAGCTGGGACCGGTCGAGGCGACCGGGGAGGTCATCTCGGACGCGCAGTCCGCGACGGACCCGCAGTCGGGCCGCTGGGTCGTGACCTTCCAGAACACAGACAAGGGCGCCGCCACCTTCGGGGAGTTCACGGGCAGGAACGTGAACCGGCTGATGGCGGTCGTGCTGGACGACCAGATTCAGAGTGTGGCGAACATCCAGCAGCGGCTGTTCCGTGACGTGCAGATCACCGGGAACTTCGACGCCGAGGAGGCCAGTCAGCTGGCGCTGGTGCTGAAGTCCGGGGCGCTGCCCATCAAGATCAAGACCGAGGCCGAGAAGGCCATCGGGCCGACGCTGGGCGCCGACGCGATCCGCAGCGGGGCCATCGCGGCCCTGGTGGGGATCGCGCTGGTGTTCGTGATGCTGTTCGCGTACTACGGCTTCTGGTTCGGGCTGGTGGGCGCGCTGGGCCTGCTGTTCTCCAGCATCGTGATCCTGGGCATGCTGGCGGGCTTCGGGGCCACGCTGACCCTGCCGGGCATCGCGGGTCTGGTGCTGACCATCGGCGCGGCCGTGGACGGCAACGTGATCTCCTTCGAGCGCATCAAGGAGGAGCTGGACAAGGGCAAGGGCATCAAGAACTCGATCCGCGCCGGGTACGATCACTCGACGGCCGCGATTCTGGACGTGAACGCCGCGCACCTGCTGTCCGCGCTGGCGCTGTACAACTACTCGACGGGTCCGGTGAAGGGCTTCGCAGTGACGCTGATGGTGGGCGTGGTGGCGGCGACCTTCTCGAATCTGGTGTTCGCCAAGTGGTTCATCGAGTGGCTGGCGCAGCGCCGCCCGAACATGAACGCCCGTCTGTGGATCAAGAATACCCGCATCGACTTCATCCGCCCGGCGAAGATCATCACGACCCTCAGCGTGCTGCTGGCGCTGGTGGGCGTGGGGATCCTGGCGAGCAAGGGCATGAACTACGGCGTGGACTTCACGTCGGGCACGACGGTGGCCATCAAGACGGCGGCCGATACGACGACCGAGCAGGTGCGTTCGGCCGCGACCGGGGCCGGCGTGGAGAAGATCAACGGGCAGAGCACCGTGGTGCAGCGTGACGTGACGCCCGGCCTGGACGGCGCGACGTACACCATCAAGGTGCCGGAGCTGACGACGCCCGAGGTTCAGAAGCTGTCGGCGGCCATCACGGCGCTGCCGGGCGGCGAGGTGCAGTCCACCGAGACGGTCGGTCCGGCGGTCGGGCAGGAGCTGACGCAGAAGACCATCTACGCGGTGCTGCTGGGCATGGGGCTGATCCTGGTGTACGTGGGCTTCCGCTTCGACTTCATCATGGGTCTGGGCAGCATCCTGGCCGTGATTCACGACGTGGCGATCGTGATGGGCCTGTACGCGCTGCTGGGCCTGGAGTTCTCGATTGCCAGCGTGGCGGCGCTGCTGACCTTGATCGGGTACTCGCTGAACGATTCGATCATCGTGTCCGACCGCATCCGGGAGAACATCAAGGAGATGCGTGGCCGGCCGTACCGTGAGATCGTGAACATGTCGATCAACCAGACGCTGTCGCGCACGATCATGACGTCGGTCAGTACCATGCTGCCGCTGCTGAGCCTGCTGATCTTCGGTGGGCCGGTGCTGCGGGACTTCAGTCTGGTGCTGCTGGTGGGGATCCTGGTGGGTACGTATTCCAGCATCTACATCGTGGCGCCGCTGGTGGTGTACTACGAGGAGCGCACCCGCCGTCGCCGTGACGCGGCGCAGGCCGCGAAGGCCTGA